In Rahnella sikkimica, the following are encoded in one genomic region:
- the tehA gene encoding dicarboxylate transporter/tellurite-resistance protein TehA — protein sequence MSLSPFVHRVPVSFFGMVLGVFGLGSAWRYAATLGLGPAWLGETLIFAGSLIWLTLALVYAGRCLTKPKAVREEFLNNNQFSFISLLPAGGVLVSIGLHPYNLMLANTLMIAGAAGQLIFSAWRCAPLWRGEFAAEATTPGFYLPTVAANFICAMAFGTAGHQDIGALFLGAGLISWLTLEPAIIHRLRTQTELSGPARGVIGVQLAPAFVACYAWLCVNGNHFDMFALLLLGYGLLQLLFMLRLVRWFFAGGFSPSMWAFSFGLSAMANASLRLAHSRQVIDMQVLSWILFSLANLLLAGLIVKTLWLLVSGRLLPTK from the coding sequence ATGTCATTGTCGCCGTTTGTTCATCGGGTTCCCGTCAGCTTTTTCGGGATGGTTCTGGGCGTATTCGGGCTGGGCAGCGCCTGGCGCTATGCCGCCACGCTGGGATTGGGGCCCGCCTGGCTGGGTGAAACACTCATTTTTGCCGGAAGCCTTATCTGGCTGACGCTGGCGCTGGTTTACGCCGGTCGCTGTCTGACCAAACCGAAAGCCGTGCGCGAAGAGTTTCTCAATAACAACCAGTTCAGCTTCATCAGTTTGCTGCCCGCAGGCGGCGTGCTGGTGTCGATAGGATTGCATCCGTATAACCTGATGCTGGCAAATACGCTGATGATCGCCGGTGCCGCCGGACAACTGATTTTTTCCGCATGGCGCTGCGCCCCGCTCTGGCGCGGCGAATTTGCCGCAGAGGCCACCACGCCAGGATTTTATCTGCCCACGGTTGCCGCCAACTTTATCTGCGCCATGGCTTTTGGCACGGCCGGACATCAGGATATCGGCGCGCTGTTTCTCGGCGCAGGGCTGATTTCATGGCTGACGCTGGAACCGGCGATCATCCACCGGCTGCGCACGCAGACAGAACTTTCCGGCCCGGCACGTGGCGTGATTGGTGTCCAGCTCGCACCGGCTTTTGTCGCCTGTTATGCGTGGCTGTGCGTGAATGGCAATCATTTTGATATGTTCGCCCTGCTGTTGCTCGGCTACGGCTTGCTGCAACTTTTATTCATGCTCCGGCTGGTGCGGTGGTTTTTTGCAGGCGGATTCAGCCCGTCGATGTGGGCCTTTTCGTTCGGCCTTTCGGCGATGGCGAACGCCTCTCTGCGACTGGCACACAGCCGGCAAGTTATCGATATGCAGGTGTTGTCGTGGATTTTATTTTCGCTGGCGAATCTGCTGCTGGCCGGACTTATCGTAAAAACGCTGTGGCTGCTGGTGAGCGGCAGATTATTGCCGACGAAATAA
- a CDS encoding GlxA family transcriptional regulator has protein sequence MWPEFPLLALSGMMDAMRYAAHSGNKMHCLLSIISTKPEMPVISNTGISVKPGRAHHSPEKYDYLVIIGGTLKCLPRGHADDLNYITQAHQANVPVVGIGTGSFILAKKGLLNGRRASVHPFHSEEFRKRFPGVCAEEGFDFIDEGSVLTCPGGISTLTLATELIRQHAGEETAAKTSHRLSLGYDEFRTAAVSRPANLSLITDPRLRQAVMLIEQYLARPLSTAWLAHQVNLSARQLNRLFTAELGQSPRDFIRSAKLRYARWLLNNTQETITDIGLRMGFSDCAHFIRHFQNEYGCTPGFWRGQNELLNIP, from the coding sequence TTGTGGCCGGAATTTCCGCTGCTGGCGTTATCAGGCATGATGGATGCCATGCGTTATGCCGCGCATTCCGGAAATAAAATGCACTGTCTGCTGAGTATTATCAGCACCAAACCGGAGATGCCGGTGATCAGTAATACCGGTATCAGCGTGAAACCCGGCAGGGCGCATCATTCCCCTGAAAAGTATGATTATCTGGTCATTATTGGCGGAACGTTGAAATGTTTGCCGCGCGGTCATGCGGACGATCTTAATTACATCACTCAGGCGCATCAGGCCAATGTGCCGGTCGTCGGAATTGGCACCGGCAGTTTTATTTTAGCGAAAAAAGGTTTACTGAATGGCCGTCGTGCGTCGGTGCATCCTTTTCACAGTGAAGAATTTCGCAAAAGGTTTCCCGGCGTTTGCGCGGAAGAAGGGTTTGATTTTATCGATGAGGGGAGCGTGCTGACCTGTCCGGGCGGTATTTCGACCCTCACGCTGGCGACTGAACTGATCCGTCAGCACGCGGGTGAAGAAACAGCGGCAAAAACCAGCCACCGTTTATCGCTGGGTTATGATGAATTTCGTACCGCCGCCGTTTCGCGACCGGCGAATCTTTCCCTGATTACTGACCCGCGTCTGCGGCAGGCCGTCATGCTGATTGAACAATATCTGGCGCGGCCGCTGAGCACGGCGTGGCTTGCGCACCAGGTTAATCTCAGCGCCCGGCAGCTCAACCGTTTGTTTACGGCCGAACTGGGGCAAAGCCCGAGAGATTTTATCCGCAGTGCAAAACTGCGTTACGCGCGCTGGTTGCTGAACAATACGCAGGAAACTATCACCGATATCGGCCTGCGTATGGGGTTCAGTGACTGCGCCCATTTCATTCGTCATTTTCAGAATGAATACGGTTGTACCCCCGGTTTCTGGCGCGGGCAAAACGAGCTTCTGAATATTCCTTAA
- a CDS encoding fimbrial protein, translating into MKSHVTHSLIAKSLMAATLVFAGQAMAVDETPVPVVVDGGTVNFNGSVVTAACALGSNSANIDVDMGQVRTASLATAGSVASTSKSFSIVLEDCDSTVSTTAAVTFTGTADANDSSSLAAGSNGGTGTAQNVAIRLYDEKGTVVNLGEASSATALRNGENTLNFSAKYYSPKGTATAGDASAVATYTLTYL; encoded by the coding sequence ATGAAATCACACGTTACTCATTCATTAATCGCTAAATCACTGATGGCCGCCACGCTGGTTTTCGCCGGTCAGGCCATGGCAGTCGATGAAACTCCGGTTCCGGTTGTCGTCGACGGGGGCACCGTGAACTTCAACGGCAGCGTCGTGACCGCCGCCTGTGCGCTGGGCAGCAACAGCGCCAACATTGATGTCGATATGGGTCAGGTGCGTACTGCCTCTCTGGCCACTGCGGGCAGCGTAGCCAGCACTTCAAAGAGCTTCTCTATCGTGCTGGAAGATTGCGACAGCACCGTTTCCACCACCGCAGCCGTGACCTTCACCGGTACCGCTGACGCCAACGACAGCTCAAGCCTGGCGGCGGGTTCTAACGGCGGCACCGGTACGGCGCAAAACGTGGCCATCCGTCTTTATGACGAAAAAGGCACCGTGGTAAACCTGGGCGAAGCCTCCAGCGCAACGGCCCTGCGTAACGGCGAAAACACCCTGAACTTCAGCGCGAAATACTATTCGCCAAAAGGGACGGCGACCGCCGGTGATGCCAGCGCAGTCGCCACTTACACCCTGACCTATCTGTAA
- a CDS encoding fimbrial protein, with translation MPVILRLAAFALISGLIATPVSAYDVLVSVTGSLYGNTCTVSVDSKEITVPLGTIATRQFGESGAVSNVKTPFSINLEDCGPTFSGVKISFTGTPDTHNPELLKTEDNGATGVAVQLLDNRSVAIPLGTSTEAYGSAGAESVQMKFFARLAANGEAVNPGSVSAVATWVMEYQ, from the coding sequence ATGCCAGTAATTTTACGTTTAGCCGCGTTCGCCCTGATTAGCGGGCTGATTGCCACGCCGGTCAGCGCCTATGATGTGCTGGTGTCAGTGACCGGATCGCTCTACGGCAATACCTGCACGGTGTCGGTGGATTCAAAAGAAATCACCGTGCCACTGGGCACCATCGCCACACGCCAGTTCGGCGAAAGCGGCGCAGTCAGCAACGTGAAGACGCCGTTTTCCATCAATCTGGAAGACTGCGGGCCGACGTTCTCCGGCGTCAAAATCTCGTTTACCGGCACACCGGATACTCACAATCCGGAGCTTTTAAAAACCGAAGACAATGGTGCAACCGGCGTGGCCGTGCAGTTGCTGGATAACCGCAGCGTTGCCATCCCGCTCGGGACATCCACCGAAGCCTACGGCAGCGCGGGCGCGGAGTCAGTGCAGATGAAATTTTTCGCCCGTCTGGCGGCAAACGGTGAAGCCGTCAATCCCGGCAGTGTTTCTGCCGTAGCAACCTGGGTAATGGAGTACCAATAA
- a CDS encoding helix-turn-helix transcriptional regulator: MDSIFEPGGITDIALMGDDHYARKGIASLLQIMGSKLRIKASVRDYQVLDMVLEKTRIDLVFLSEPEKCNAGFDTLKFIKKIKLNHPHMIICMYSVHTSSLLWVRGDVDAFISLKEPMYNWHANIMKLVDSRYRPKSKPAALSLTPIEWKVLKELRNGHDLRRIAATEKLSYRRVSALKSSATRKLGLRNKTDLLIFLTS, translated from the coding sequence ATGGATAGCATATTTGAACCCGGGGGAATCACGGATATTGCATTAATGGGAGATGACCACTACGCCCGGAAGGGAATAGCCTCTTTATTGCAAATCATGGGTTCTAAATTAAGGATAAAAGCCTCTGTTCGTGATTATCAAGTTCTTGATATGGTTTTAGAAAAAACACGAATAGACCTCGTATTTCTCTCGGAACCTGAAAAATGTAACGCGGGCTTCGACACGTTAAAGTTTATTAAAAAAATCAAACTTAATCATCCGCATATGATTATTTGCATGTACTCAGTGCATACCAGCTCATTGTTATGGGTACGCGGAGATGTTGATGCTTTTATTTCACTGAAAGAGCCCATGTATAACTGGCATGCAAACATTATGAAATTGGTGGATTCACGTTACCGGCCAAAATCAAAACCTGCTGCGTTATCCCTGACGCCCATAGAGTGGAAAGTATTGAAAGAATTAAGAAATGGTCATGACTTACGCCGCATTGCGGCAACGGAAAAACTCTCTTATCGCCGGGTTAGTGCATTAAAAAGCTCGGCGACAAGAAAACTCGGGCTCAGGAATAAGACAGATCTGCTGATTTTTCTAACCAGTTAA
- a CDS encoding putative hemolysin, with product MKKLLFIVMVAALSGCVYPHHEPQRHQTGMANPAAVYCHERGGRSVNVETPHGIRADCVFPDGRYIDEWELYRHDHR from the coding sequence ATGAAAAAACTCTTATTCATCGTCATGGTTGCAGCCCTGTCAGGCTGTGTGTATCCACACCACGAACCGCAAAGACATCAGACCGGAATGGCCAATCCGGCGGCGGTGTATTGCCATGAACGAGGCGGCAGATCGGTGAATGTCGAAACGCCGCATGGCATCAGGGCAGATTGCGTGTTCCCTGATGGCCGGTACATCGACGAATGGGAGTTGTACCGCCACGATCACCGCTAG
- a CDS encoding fimbria/pilus outer membrane usher protein codes for MKVKIVCALVSLNLMGSAARAENDLQFNPAFLNGEGSNIADLSWVNAGGELPPGEYNINVYVNNNYAFTGNITFTVDKENANSEPAPCVTPEQMAAMGIDTAQAQGGTMPLTQKCVFLNHYFPGTQIDFDQKTLTVNISVPQRFMLNLPRGYVSPQSWESGITSAWFNYVINGANNQYQGESSADREQLFASLNSGVNLGAWRLRDFTTWTKENNELTHVQTWLQRDLPALRAQFYAGETYTSAQIFDSVGLRGVALSTDDNMLPASLSGYAPDIRGIARSNATVTVRQNGNIIYQTSVSAGEFVLKDLYPTASGGDLSVTITENDGSKTQYSVPFASVPNLVRAGQFKYSLGAGKFRPVSNQDSPAFMQGEMFLGWKYGLTFYGGTQLSQNYTGVALGVGQNMGSFGAYSLDLIHARSTLADGNSYNGDSVRVRYSKLINDVGTRLNFYSWRFSTEGFYTLSDTAYKGMSGGRSTQVTESDGTITTSYENVYDLRMSRKSKNQLLLSQPMENLGSVSLSWDQQTYWNTSKSTQGVQFSWNNTFKNVSVGVNFQRSTSLYDNQKDNIVSLSLSVPLGNPSFSTRARYSATQSDSNGATHSVGLSGYVPGKDNLYYSVNQRYSKQQQYGGDTALQYQGQWGDYNLGYSYSANSRNLSYGMSGGAVLHEDGLTLSQPLGNTNILVKAPGAANVEVRNHKGIKTDSRGYAVIPYATPYRVNRVVLDVTTAGNNVELDNAVINATPTDGALVRATIPTRVGLKAMLVIRNKNGVLPFGTVVSLMDAKNDSSSIVGDNGSLYLSGLPESGSVRAVWGTGNGKACTAKYQLNKRDYNAQTGLYSQEVICQ; via the coding sequence GTGAAGGTTAAAATCGTTTGTGCCCTGGTTTCTTTAAACCTGATGGGAAGTGCTGCACGCGCAGAAAACGATTTGCAATTTAATCCGGCATTTCTTAATGGTGAAGGATCTAATATTGCCGATCTTTCCTGGGTAAATGCAGGAGGAGAATTACCTCCGGGTGAATACAATATTAATGTTTACGTAAATAACAATTATGCGTTCACCGGCAATATTACGTTTACTGTCGATAAAGAGAATGCGAACTCCGAGCCAGCGCCGTGCGTAACGCCGGAACAAATGGCCGCGATGGGCATTGATACGGCACAGGCTCAGGGCGGCACAATGCCGCTGACCCAAAAATGTGTTTTTTTGAATCATTATTTTCCGGGCACGCAGATTGATTTCGACCAGAAAACGCTGACCGTCAATATCTCGGTTCCGCAACGTTTCATGCTGAATTTACCGCGTGGCTACGTCAGCCCGCAAAGCTGGGAATCGGGGATTACGTCGGCCTGGTTTAATTACGTCATCAACGGTGCGAATAACCAGTATCAGGGCGAAAGCAGCGCCGACCGCGAGCAGCTGTTTGCCAGCCTGAACAGCGGCGTGAATCTGGGGGCGTGGCGTCTGCGTGACTTCACCACCTGGACCAAAGAAAACAACGAACTGACGCACGTTCAGACCTGGCTGCAACGCGATCTGCCTGCCCTGCGCGCGCAGTTTTATGCGGGTGAAACGTATACGTCGGCGCAGATTTTTGATTCCGTCGGCCTGCGCGGTGTGGCGCTCAGCACCGACGACAACATGCTGCCCGCCAGCCTGAGCGGCTACGCGCCGGACATCCGCGGGATTGCACGCAGCAACGCGACGGTCACGGTGCGTCAGAACGGCAATATTATTTATCAGACGTCGGTTTCTGCCGGTGAGTTTGTTTTAAAAGATTTGTACCCGACGGCCTCCGGCGGCGATCTTTCTGTGACGATCACCGAAAATGACGGCAGCAAAACACAGTATTCCGTGCCCTTTGCCAGCGTGCCGAATCTGGTGCGCGCCGGGCAGTTTAAATATTCGCTGGGTGCCGGGAAATTCCGTCCGGTCTCCAATCAGGATTCACCGGCGTTTATGCAGGGCGAAATGTTTCTGGGCTGGAAATACGGTCTGACGTTCTACGGCGGCACGCAGTTATCGCAGAATTATACCGGGGTGGCGCTGGGCGTCGGGCAGAACATGGGGAGTTTCGGCGCGTACTCGCTGGACTTGATCCACGCCCGCAGCACGCTGGCGGACGGTAACAGTTACAACGGCGACTCCGTGCGTGTGCGTTACAGCAAGCTGATCAACGACGTCGGCACCCGCCTGAATTTCTACTCATGGCGCTTCTCGACTGAAGGGTTTTATACCCTCAGCGATACTGCCTACAAAGGCATGAGCGGCGGGCGCTCCACGCAGGTGACGGAAAGCGACGGCACGATCACTACCAGCTACGAAAACGTGTACGACCTGCGGATGTCCCGTAAATCGAAAAACCAGCTGCTGCTGTCTCAGCCGATGGAAAATCTGGGATCCGTGTCGCTGTCCTGGGATCAGCAGACGTACTGGAACACGTCGAAATCGACGCAGGGCGTCCAGTTTTCCTGGAACAATACGTTCAAAAATGTTTCGGTCGGAGTGAATTTCCAGCGCAGCACCAGCCTGTACGACAATCAGAAAGACAACATTGTGTCGCTGTCATTGTCGGTGCCGCTGGGTAATCCGTCGTTCTCAACGCGGGCACGCTACAGCGCCACGCAATCTGATTCCAACGGCGCGACCCACAGCGTCGGGCTGAGCGGTTACGTACCCGGCAAAGACAATTTGTATTACAGCGTGAACCAGCGTTACAGCAAACAGCAGCAATACGGCGGCGATACCGCGCTGCAATATCAGGGCCAATGGGGCGATTACAATCTCGGCTACAGCTACTCCGCCAATTCACGCAATCTCAGCTACGGCATGAGCGGCGGCGCGGTGTTGCATGAAGATGGCCTGACGTTAAGCCAGCCGCTGGGCAACACCAATATTCTGGTGAAAGCGCCCGGCGCGGCAAATGTCGAAGTCAGAAATCATAAAGGGATTAAAACCGACAGCCGCGGCTATGCGGTTATCCCTTACGCCACGCCTTACCGCGTTAATCGCGTGGTGCTGGATGTGACGACGGCGGGCAATAACGTCGAGCTGGATAACGCGGTGATCAACGCCACACCGACCGACGGCGCGCTGGTTCGGGCGACCATTCCGACCCGCGTCGGCCTGAAAGCCATGTTGGTTATCCGCAATAAAAACGGCGTTCTGCCTTTCGGCACCGTGGTGTCGCTGATGGATGCCAAAAACGACAGCAGCAGTATTGTCGGCGATAACGGCAGTCTGTATTTGTCCGGTTTGCCGGAAAGCGGTTCAGTCAGAGCCGTCTGGGGAACCGGTAATGGCAAAGCCTGTACGGCGAAATATCAGCTGAACAAGCGCGATTACAACGCGCAAACCGGCCTTTATTCACAGGAGGTGATATGCCAGTAA
- a CDS encoding fimbrial biogenesis chaperone, with amino-acid sequence MHKLASYVVLAASLTTSAVYAGGVGLGATRMVYSATATQSSMDVRNTSKDSPFLIQSWVENESGNRTNDFVITPPLYVLKASTESVVKVIFNGKNLPGDRETLYWLTVKAIPQDAKQASGNTLQFASANRIKVFYRPEGLNENVNDAWKRVRGEFRQGKIQLNNPTPYYLTTVNLKVDGKAVKPVMIPPKGSVTLEESFASSREFSYQTINDFGAWTPAMTYPLVK; translated from the coding sequence ATGCACAAGTTAGCTTCTTATGTCGTACTGGCCGCGTCGTTAACCACATCAGCCGTTTATGCCGGAGGTGTAGGTTTAGGCGCAACGCGCATGGTGTATTCCGCCACCGCCACACAATCCTCAATGGATGTCAGAAATACCAGCAAGGATTCGCCGTTTCTTATTCAGTCGTGGGTAGAAAATGAATCCGGCAACCGGACCAATGATTTTGTTATCACGCCGCCGTTATATGTTTTAAAAGCCTCAACGGAAAGCGTGGTGAAAGTGATATTTAACGGAAAAAACCTTCCGGGAGATCGCGAGACACTGTACTGGTTAACCGTAAAAGCCATTCCGCAGGATGCAAAGCAGGCCTCCGGAAATACCTTGCAGTTCGCTTCCGCTAACCGGATTAAAGTGTTTTATCGCCCTGAAGGGCTGAATGAAAATGTGAATGACGCCTGGAAACGCGTCCGGGGGGAATTCCGTCAGGGAAAAATCCAGCTCAATAATCCGACGCCTTATTATCTGACCACGGTGAATTTAAAAGTGGACGGTAAAGCCGTGAAACCGGTGATGATCCCGCCGAAAGGCAGCGTCACGCTGGAAGAATCGTTCGCCAGCTCCCGCGAGTTCAGCTACCAGACGATTAACGATTTCGGGGCCTGGACACCGGCGATGACGTATCCGTTAGTGAAGTAA
- a CDS encoding DcrB-related protein, translating into MNNRLICLEGTLDFKEEIRTQSINIVSFRQGQQITISHERLPAGRTFAQQLSVQLDAAQKDFNQFSFVKMDELNEGDMFADTIQIIFTFITGTGQKVWQVTFASCLNGNEIINFTSVYPDKESMRKEISRLRHCVTHFVVSTDA; encoded by the coding sequence ATGAATAATCGCTTAATTTGCCTGGAAGGCACTCTTGATTTTAAAGAAGAAATCCGAACACAGTCGATTAATATCGTCTCTTTCCGTCAGGGGCAGCAAATTACCATCAGTCATGAGCGGCTTCCGGCGGGACGGACTTTTGCACAACAACTGTCGGTGCAGCTCGACGCTGCACAAAAGGATTTTAATCAGTTTAGCTTTGTTAAAATGGACGAACTGAATGAAGGCGATATGTTTGCCGATACCATTCAGATCATATTTACCTTTATCACCGGTACAGGGCAGAAAGTGTGGCAGGTCACATTTGCGTCTTGTCTCAATGGCAACGAAATCATTAATTTCACTTCTGTATATCCTGATAAAGAAAGCATGAGAAAAGAAATTTCACGACTACGTCATTGCGTAACGCACTTCGTAGTATCAACAGATGCTTAA
- a CDS encoding fimbrial protein — MCSVADACAADWRSDITLSPQPMSFSGPADSVVPGKIIGSTWSATASVEEVVWCGLVWTCQTGTMEPGSGMISTGMTVTVDGASYTVFETGVQGVGFILGLKDYNGTTYMPLQSAQTQTYPATGTSGYATKLGWSAKVTFVKTSQTLATGVYTTSTLNAALLTVKNNETVTAKVIINPTTITVSATGCTVLTKTANVDLGAVDVRSLTSVGSTSPSGGFNISLSCDQQVSVNATISDQTSPANFSSAVSLTADSTASGVGVQFLYNGTPVMLGRDSSASGALNQFFIQTTTSAQTLSLPFQARYIRMGDLVPGTANALAGITFSYQ, encoded by the coding sequence ATGTGCTCTGTGGCAGACGCGTGCGCGGCGGACTGGAGATCTGATATCACGCTTTCGCCACAACCGATGAGCTTCTCCGGCCCGGCGGATTCCGTCGTGCCGGGTAAAATTATCGGCTCGACGTGGAGCGCGACGGCCAGCGTCGAGGAAGTGGTCTGGTGCGGCCTTGTGTGGACCTGCCAGACCGGCACCATGGAGCCCGGCAGCGGCATGATTTCCACAGGAATGACCGTGACCGTCGATGGTGCCAGCTACACCGTTTTCGAAACCGGCGTTCAGGGCGTGGGCTTTATTCTTGGCCTGAAAGATTACAACGGCACCACTTATATGCCGTTGCAGAGTGCGCAGACGCAGACCTATCCGGCGACGGGAACCAGCGGATACGCCACGAAGTTAGGCTGGTCAGCAAAGGTCACGTTTGTGAAAACCAGCCAGACGCTGGCGACCGGTGTTTACACCACCTCCACCCTGAATGCGGCGCTGCTGACGGTCAAAAATAATGAGACGGTCACTGCAAAAGTCATCATCAACCCGACGACGATCACGGTCAGCGCCACCGGCTGTACCGTGCTGACAAAAACCGCCAATGTCGATCTCGGCGCGGTGGATGTGCGCTCTTTGACTTCGGTCGGCAGCACATCGCCGTCGGGCGGCTTTAACATTTCGCTGTCGTGTGACCAGCAGGTGTCGGTTAACGCGACAATCAGCGACCAGACTTCTCCCGCGAATTTCTCTTCTGCGGTATCGCTGACGGCGGATTCAACCGCTTCCGGGGTTGGCGTGCAGTTTCTGTATAACGGAACGCCGGTCATGCTCGGCAGGGACAGTTCGGCCTCCGGCGCACTGAATCAGTTCTTTATTCAGACCACCACGTCGGCGCAGACGCTGTCTCTGCCCTTCCAGGCACGGTATATCCGTATGGGGGATTTAGTCCCCGGCACCGCCAACGCACTGGCCGGGATTACCTTCTCCTATCAGTAA
- a CDS encoding winged helix-turn-helix domain-containing protein produces the protein MHNHYIINGVVEFHPATSTLRDLNDPDHVVVLNSPAGRCLLLLIERTGSIVTQHEFLDIVWAARGMRVSSNTFYQNISILRKGLKKIGLTDDPVVTIPRIGLTLASGTHIRKLTTEQQVEVSHDNAHFIDEHSLTHELKTLQQQEGVHEAVVQEDDIPQPARPVEKPAAALPDPPAEPAEVAATESKPVRRCSRRQWMIGGVSALVAVILLGAGILALRSNDDGQFFSHYHFLKTTQGCHIFLSDGIISPEARANALARSKQIADGCNSYPWVYISHLPLLPRTSVIRCDKPMTEPNTCISDYFFEDK, from the coding sequence ATGCATAATCATTACATTATTAACGGGGTTGTTGAATTTCACCCTGCCACCAGTACGTTGCGTGATCTTAACGACCCTGATCATGTTGTCGTATTAAATTCACCGGCGGGACGTTGTTTACTGTTGCTGATTGAAAGAACCGGGAGCATTGTTACCCAGCACGAATTCCTGGATATCGTTTGGGCAGCGCGCGGAATGCGTGTGTCCTCCAATACCTTCTATCAAAACATTTCTATTCTGCGTAAAGGATTAAAAAAAATCGGCCTGACCGACGATCCGGTCGTTACCATCCCGCGCATCGGCTTAACGCTGGCCAGCGGCACGCACATCAGAAAACTGACCACGGAACAGCAGGTGGAAGTCAGCCATGATAATGCGCACTTTATCGATGAACATTCCCTGACGCATGAGTTGAAAACCCTTCAGCAACAAGAAGGCGTGCATGAAGCCGTTGTACAGGAAGACGATATTCCGCAGCCTGCGCGACCGGTGGAGAAACCGGCCGCTGCGTTGCCCGATCCGCCCGCTGAACCGGCTGAGGTCGCGGCAACAGAATCCAAACCGGTCAGGCGGTGCTCGCGCCGTCAGTGGATGATCGGCGGCGTCAGCGCGTTGGTTGCGGTGATATTGCTGGGCGCAGGCATTCTGGCTTTGCGCAGCAACGACGACGGCCAGTTCTTTTCGCACTATCACTTTCTGAAAACCACGCAGGGTTGCCATATTTTTCTGTCGGACGGCATCATTTCGCCGGAAGCCCGCGCGAATGCGCTCGCGCGCAGCAAACAGATTGCCGACGGTTGCAATAGTTATCCCTGGGTTTACATCAGCCATTTACCGTTACTGCCGAGAACGTCGGTTATCCGATGTGATAAACCGATGACTGAACCGAATACCTGCATTTCTGATTATTTCTTTGAGGATAAATAA